In the Bos mutus isolate GX-2022 chromosome 10, NWIPB_WYAK_1.1, whole genome shotgun sequence genome, TTCAAGTGTCTACACCAGGATCCAAAGCTATAGAGACAAATTCTTCCACTTCTGCCAAACGTTGACTGCTTGGCTTATGTTTTAAGTAAAGGGATGGGTAGGGGATATAGGTAGAAAAATTCAGCTAGTACATATCAATGAGTCTTTCCAAAGAGATAGATGCCAATTTACCCTACTTTAACTTGAAATCTGGGTCTATTTGTGATCCTAGCTTTGTAACTAATGAAACAatgtttttttgatgtgggccatttttttttttaattggaggataactgctttacaatactgtgttggtttctgccatacagcaacatgagaaacaattaaaaaaaacaacaacaacaaaaccacccCATCCTGCAAAATCAGGAACTATGGATCTCGAAAGTTTATCTTCTCTTAGTCCCTCTGATCTTAGTTGAGGTGACCCCAACCTCTACTCCTACTTTTGAATTGATATTTTCAGAGGAATATTATTCCTCTGTGTAGAATAAAGTTAGTGATAGGTTAAGATTAAACACTAGCATTATGACCAGCATTCCCCTGATGGGAAGCATCATGTCAGTCTGGATGACAAAATTCTAAAGCTGGATTTGGAGTGAGACCAAGAATTCACCTTCCTTTGGAACTTTACCCCTACCTGTGAGGGACTGTAACATGTGTTGCTGCACTGGATCACAGAGTTAATTTGACTAGCTGCCTGGCTGGCTAGGTAGCAATCTAGTCCGTCTTTGATGCTCTCTTCCTCTCATAGGTTGAGTCTCCTTctcaaatggatgttgaattggTGAGTGGGTCTCCCATGACACTTTCACCCCAGCCTCGATGTGTGAGGTCCGGCTGTGAAAACCCTCCCGTTGTGAGTAAGGACTGGGACAATGAGTACTGCAGCAATGAATGCGTGGTGAAGCACTGCAGGTGAGCTTATAGTTCCCTTCTTATAATTAATGTATGGCTAAATCAACTGTTGGAATAACATGGGATCTGAGCATATAATCAGTATCACCTTACCTTAGGTAGAGTAGGTTGCTATGTATGTCTGATCACAGAAGCTACTAGAAAAGTGTCCCTCCTTAAAAAGAGCTTACATTTGCTGTACAGACAAAGATGACATGATTAGCAGGTCACACTTTTCAATTACCACGTTAACTCTACGTGTTCATTTTGAAACTATGACACATCAAGTTGTTGGTGACTGAATATTAGTATAGTTTATCTCGTCAGTGCAAACCAGACCACTTAGGTAATGAATTAGAGTTTGAGGATGGATAGGTGGTAAGTAGCACAATAAAATGCTAAGTATGGGGCAAAGGGAAGAAGTTCCGAATCTGCCCATTTCCCCAGTTTTCCTGAGACTGATCTACATCCACGAAACAAGGCATTGGTATTTCCTATCTCAAATCCTTTAAATTAGGATTGGCTATACTTCTGACTTCTAGGCCTATTGCCCTTATATTCTTATTTAGGTGATATCTATCAACCTATTTGTTTAagacagagttttaaaaaaacatacctAGGCTATAATTCTAAGTTtgtgtgtatctttttcttttttagggatGTCTTCTTGGCCTGGGTAGCCTCTAGAAACTCAAACACAGTGGTGTTTGTGAAATAGTACATCTGTTTTCCAAGCCAGTGAAGACTTACTGCTGGGAACATGTCCACCGAgcctattttaaaaagacaagcgAGGCTTCTGGTAGTGCCTGATCTCAACCCATGATGATCCTTTACATCTTTCACCTTTCTCCCCTTCTGTCGCTCTTCTACAGGAGCTATGGAGCAGGGCCACTGAGTTTGCTGCAATCTGGAATTGCTTTTTACTTTCAAGTACAAGCAGAGATATCAGTGATAATAAGAGAGGAAAGGGTGAAGGGAATATAAACAAGTAGAACATAGGGGTGATGGCTAGGTGGGGGATTGTTTGAGGAAACTTGTTGGTAGAATTGTCATAGGATTACCtaaaagattattaaaatgaTAGAGTACTCAGCTTTGAGCCTAGGAAAAAAACATCACTGTGTGCATCCCTTCTAAAGGGGCTAAAAGGTTGCATTAAAGGTTACCTCTTAGAGAACTGTTACTATCATATCTGTACATTCATTATTAGTTTGAGAACAAAGGTTTTCAACACAGTAATAATAAGCACACTAGACTGTAGAGAAAATAACATCACCTAGGAGCTTCTTATTTCTCTGCAATTATATTTCTGTACTCAACTTTCTGATTGTATCACAGTTTGAGTGTAAAAAGGAGAACTCGACATCCTTAATATAAGAGGTTTCACCAAAGTTTAAAGAAATTGTGTTCACTTGTGTTTgatgaaatatcttttaaaaaataggcccGAAGTGTTTTTACTTATATAGGCTAATTCTCTGCATACCCTAGGCACTTATTTAATGTAAGATgtgcttatttcatttttcttggaattaaatgaataaaaaactaGCAAAGCCACAGTTGTAACAGAATAAGCAACTATTTAAAACATGACAGCTCTAGTGATGATAATCTTAAGTGAAACTCAGATCTTACCTTGAGAAATGTCCCAGAGAACCCTTTCTTATCATGTTTATAACACTTAACTGCTGATCAAATCAACATTTTAATGCTTCCCACACATTCATTTAGTTTGAAGCCTTATAGCAACCCAATAAGGCAGGTAACATTTCCCAGTTACCTAACATTCCCAGTTTACATTTATAAGCAATCATACTAAGTTGAGTTACACAAGATCACACACtcttaagtggcagagccagaacttGACCTCGAAATCCCAACTACAAtacaaacttttatttaaataagggggaaaaaaagctattgTACAAATATTACTCTTCAGGTGCAGCCTGTAGAGCCATGGCTATGGATGCTTAGGTTCAGAAGTACTTCTATAGATTCTTAGGTTTAGAGATGATACCATCTGGATATCTTTGCTTGAACCGGGCAACCACATCTGGGTCTAGTAGATGGATCCCATCCAGTTGGTTTCCAAGGGTGATCCTGAAGCAAGGGGAAAGACAGGGCAAGCCAAAAATCCTGGAATTTAAAGGCTTAATACTGTTAAAAGATGTGTTCTTTTCATTAAGTCTGCCTATCATCTCAATAGGCTTCTGAATATCTGTGCCAATTCTTTTATAAAGATAGTATATGGTACTAAGGCTGGTAAGAAATTGGGCAAATTCTGATGTTAAAAGAGGCTGGATCTGTACTAATTAAGGGTTAATAACTTACAGCTAACTAGGTCTACATCACAAAGTTATGCTGCCAGTGACTACTCTGGATGAGTAACATGCTAGCAGCATGTCTTTTAAAGCTCTACCTATAGGATGAAAGACTAAAATTGTTGACAGATTAAATAGGTTCTCAGTAACCACCAGGGGGCAGATTCAGTACATGCAGTAGAATAATGAAGAGCTTTAGGGGTGGAGACCTTAAGAGCAGTGTTTAAATCTTAAAAACCTTTTGGTTTTCCAGTGAATGCTGGTCGCTTAAGAATCCTCTGAAGCCCATTTACAGACTAGTGGAAGTGAGGTgacgctctgctgctgctgctactaagtcgcttcagttgtgtccgactctgtgtgaccccagagacagcagcccaccaggcttccccgtccctgggattctccaggcaagaacactggagtgggttgccatttctttctccaatgcatgaaagtgaaaagtgaaagtgaagtcgctcagtcgttcccgactcttagcgaccccatggactgcagcctaccaggctcctcggtccatggattttccaggcaagagtactggagtggggtgccattgccttctccgaaggtgaTGCTCTACTAACTTATATATTTGACCATAAACAGTTGTGCCCTTGGGGGCTAGCATGTTCTCTGGTCTCCTTACCAGTTGGGTTGCACATTGTGTGGTCGTCCAAATAACTCAATCTTGCGAGTGCCAGGGGACAGTCTTTCAATCATGCCATAGATTTCATCTGGTTTATGACTAGTGGAACGAACCTAAGAAATAAAAGCTCGAGCTACTTTTAAGTTACCCAAGATAGCAATTCTAGGCCTTTCCACTTATGTTTATGATCCCAATGAGAAAACCTGGAATAAGAATATACCTGACTAGAACAGCTGATTTAAAATGTGGCTCTTTGGATGCCTGGGGAAAGCACGTACCTCAGCTACGATCACATCACAATCCAGACCCTGGTTGAAGCCTTGGGGATTTCCTTTGACACCAACCTGCTCACCAGAGAACAGAATGATGAAAAATTTATGAAAGTTTTATGAAACCCCAGTATTTGAACTGTTTCTCAATAAGAAATCAAACAACTCCTATTTTTCGCTCCATCTAATGTATTGGGCCCCCTGCTGCTCACCAAGCAGTGTTCCTTCCCATGGTTCAACCAGTGACCTGTACGGCCTGTTCGAATGATGCGCTGCAGTTGATTTGTCTTCACCCAGATAATTTCATCTACCCGTTCATAACTGTGGGatataagaaaagaatcagaACTTTAATCAGGCTTTCACAGTTTAAGGATGATACCATCTACTCTACAGAGGCAAGAAATCACAGTATACTCTGAAAGAAGGAAACCCTATCAACTACATATTTCCCTCAGAAGAAAAGAACAGTGATGGCTACTTACCCCCAGAGGTTCAGACATTCTCTGCCCAACTCCATGGCCCTGGAAAGAAATAAGGGTTAAACAGCTACTTCCATGGCAGTATTTTTTCTCCCTTCAAGATATATGTGTTGTTTTCAATAGACATTCGGTGAACATTTACATGCAAGACACCATTGGGGCAAGAGAATGGATctaagaatgaaaaggcaaaacataGTATCTATTCTCAATGGTCTTACCTTTCACAAGAAACAAATGTAGAGCTAAACAGAATTCATGGTATCATTTGTATTATAAACAGGCATCAGATCTCAGTAGGTAAGAAAGGCTGACTGAGTCATAAGTTTAATAGAGCTAGAAAAACCCAAGATTTTATCCCCACCCAGTACTCACTCTGTACTATATCTGCCCATACCTACATATCTTTGAACTGCATTACCTGCCTGTGACCCAGAGGAAGAGAAAGCCATCATCCTGCAGTACTGGTATGTTGAGCCTGcgcatctcatcatctgtcaggGTCCCATAGGGCAGCTCCATGTGAATATCCCAGGGTGGGTCAGCCATCACAACTGCAAACTTGCCCAAGATACTGACGTCCAGGTAGCGGATATCACAACAGATCCACTGCATGAGGTGGTATTTGGTCATCTTCCCTTCCTTCACTCTCCGATTCATGGCCCCAGTCCCTCTTTTTCCATTGGATTTTCCTGTTCCCTCATATGCTATATATCCCGCTCCATTCCCAATCAGCAAGGGAGATTGCTGATTATGCCTTGCTTTCCTACATGTATGGCTGCTCTACTGAGATAAAGGTCCTTAAGTTGAGGTTAAGTTTTCTGAGCAGACAGGTACCTGAGGTGGGAAGAGTCTATCTGCACTGGAGTCACCTCCAACGCTCTGTGTAAGGGCAAGCTCTTGGCTTGGTGTATGGTCTTTGCTTCCAGGAGCCTCAGAATCCATGCAAGCATCAATTTCATAGTGAACATATTTGCAGGTATCCATGTGGAAACATGTGTTAAGGAAAGAGCAGTCTCCTAATGACTCATCAGTGTGTTTATTGATGATCCGTCTGGGGAAATAGTAAGGGACAGTTGGAATCAATATGGTGTTCCAGTTAGATCCCCCAGTTCAAGTTCTAAACTGTTGCAAAATTTGCAATCTTTCACTATCATCAGAGCTTCCTCTCAGagttttcagataaggaaagcaGGTGATATTAAAATCTGTAATTTAcaataaagaaatgtttttcaaTTCCTCTCTGAGCAAAAACTTAACTTCCTTATGACAGGAATAAAGCTCTGACCTAAGAGGCCAGGTTCTTGTTTCTCCTAAGACTGTCCTTCTAGAGAACTTTAACTTTCCCTGGGGATCAAAGACAGAGATATCCTGCTATTGCAAGaaaagagcaatttttttttttttttaatctcatatcTTTTGGAGAATGCAGCCTGTATTCCCTCCCATAGAACACTACTTCTGAAAGTGTACCTTCAGAATCTCGAAGTCTTAGACAAACCATATTAAAAGCACTTAATAACAGTATTAAAGACAAACCCAATGAGTGGAAGAACCATGCTTAAAAAATGACTGCTTCTAGAAGACCCAGCCAACCCTCTTCCCCTCAAAAGACCTGAAGTGCAGCTTTCGACAGGGCCGGTCAGCATCACTGGCTTTCATACACTCCTCCTTGGTTCCATAGTCACAGAACTCTTGAACTTGAGCCCGACCTCGTGAGCGAAACTTTTCAACAATGGATTGTTCCTTGGCTGTTGTAGTATTTAGTAACTCTAGGATCTCCTGACTAACCTGGGTGATAGAAGAAACCTTCGTCTGCAAAGGGTTCGTAGATAAAATTAGCCCTTAAACCACCTCTGCAAATTCTACTTGACATCAAtgtcctatgctgctgctgctgctaagtcacttcagtcgtgtccgactctgtgcgacccca is a window encoding:
- the METTL3 gene encoding N(6)-adenosine-methyltransferase catalytic subunit METTL3 isoform X1; its protein translation is MSDTWSSIQAHKKQLDSLRERLQRRRKQDSGHLDLRNPEAALSPTFRSDSPVPAAPTSGGPKPSTASAVPELATDPELEKKLLHHLSDLSLTLPTDAVSIRLAISTPDAPATQDGVESLLQKFAAQELIEVKRSLLQDDAHPTLVTYADHSKLSAMMGAVAEKKGPGEVAGTIAGQKRRAEQDSTTAAAFTSSLASGLASSASEVAKEPTKKSRKHAASDVDLEIESLLNQQSTKEQQSKKVSQEILELLNTTTAKEQSIVEKFRSRGRAQVQEFCDYGTKEECMKASDADRPCRKLHFRRIINKHTDESLGDCSFLNTCFHMDTCKYVHYEIDACMDSEAPGSKDHTPSQELALTQSVGGDSSADRLFPPQWICCDIRYLDVSILGKFAVVMADPPWDIHMELPYGTLTDDEMRRLNIPVLQDDGFLFLWVTGRAMELGRECLNLWGYERVDEIIWVKTNQLQRIIRTGRTGHWLNHGKEHCLVGVKGNPQGFNQGLDCDVIVAEVRSTSHKPDEIYGMIERLSPGTRKIELFGRPHNVQPNWITLGNQLDGIHLLDPDVVARFKQRYPDGIISKPKNL
- the METTL3 gene encoding N(6)-adenosine-methyltransferase catalytic subunit METTL3 isoform X2 codes for the protein MSDTWSSIQAHKKQLDSLRERLQRRRKQDSGHLDLRNPEAALSPTFRSDSPVPAAPTSGGPKPSTASAVPELATDPELEKKLLHHLSDLSLTLPTDAVSIRLAISTPDAPATQDGVESLLQKFAAQELIEVKRSLLQDDAHPTLVTYADHSKLSAMMGAVAEKKGPGEVAGTIAGQKRRAEQDSTTAAAFTSSLASGLASSASEVAKEPTKKSRKHAASDVDLEIESLLNQQSTKEQQSKKVSQEILELLNTTTAKEQSIVEKFRSRGRAQVQEFCDYGTKEECMKASDADRPCRKLHFRRIINKHTDESLGDCSFLNTCFHMDTCKYVHYEIDACMDSEAPGSKDHTPSQELALTQSVGGDSSADRLFPPQWICCDIRYLDVSILGKFAVVMADPPWDIHMELPYGTLTDDEMRRLNIPVLQDDGFLFLWVTGRAMELGRECLNLWGYERVDEIIWVKTNQLQRIIRTGRTGHWLNHGKEHCLVGVKGNPQGFNQGLDCDVIVAEDHPWKPTGWDPSTRPRCGCPVQAKISRWYHL